In a genomic window of Candidatus Tumulicola sp.:
- the ispF gene encoding 2-C-methyl-D-erythritol 2,4-cyclodiphosphate synthase, with protein MRLTRAGHGFDAHPLVEGRALMLGGVHVPFERGALGHSDADVLAHAISDALLGAACLGDLGGTFPAGDERWKDADSMLMLQSCAQTLRKAGFDPVNVDATVVVDRPKLAPFVAQMRANVASRIGLAIDDVSIKAKSSEGLGYTGDGSGICAYAVASVLAPDRSI; from the coding sequence GTGCGATTAACGCGCGCCGGACACGGTTTCGATGCCCACCCGCTGGTCGAAGGACGCGCGTTGATGCTGGGCGGCGTCCACGTTCCGTTCGAACGCGGTGCGCTCGGACATTCGGACGCCGACGTGCTGGCGCACGCGATCTCGGATGCGCTGCTCGGCGCGGCGTGCCTCGGCGACCTCGGCGGAACGTTTCCGGCCGGTGACGAGCGTTGGAAAGATGCCGACTCGATGTTGATGCTGCAATCGTGCGCGCAGACGTTGCGCAAGGCCGGCTTCGACCCAGTGAACGTGGACGCGACGGTGGTCGTCGATCGTCCGAAGCTCGCGCCGTTCGTCGCCCAGATGCGCGCCAACGTCGCTTCGCGCATCGGCTTGGCCATCGACGACGTGAGCATAAAAGCAAAAAGCAGCGAAGGCCTGGGCTACACCGGGGACGGCAGCGGCATTTGTGCCTACGCGGTCGCTTCCGTTTTGGCTCCGGATCGTTCGATATGA
- the cysE gene encoding serine O-acetyltransferase, with product MSQIWDTLRGDLEAPLMRDPAARGPLDVLLSYPGFHAVVAHRFIYRIRSVPVLPRFLSQIVRFLTGVEIHPSAKIGHGVFIDHGMGVVIGETAEIGEGCTIYQGVTLGGTSLTHGKRHPTLGRNVVVGVNAAVLGAIVLGDNVKVGGGSIVVKDVPANATVVGVPARIVAQDGKPVRVVSDRPRVEMPDVTMDAISRLQRTVETLERRIDELEGNERSDEAWSWVI from the coding sequence ATGTCGCAGATTTGGGACACGCTGCGAGGCGACTTGGAAGCTCCACTCATGCGCGATCCGGCGGCCCGCGGGCCGCTCGACGTTCTGTTGTCGTATCCGGGGTTCCATGCCGTCGTAGCTCATCGTTTCATCTATAGGATACGAAGCGTTCCGGTGTTGCCGCGCTTCCTCTCGCAAATCGTCCGCTTTCTGACCGGCGTCGAGATCCATCCGAGCGCGAAGATCGGACACGGCGTTTTTATCGATCACGGCATGGGCGTCGTGATCGGCGAGACCGCCGAGATCGGCGAGGGCTGCACGATCTATCAGGGCGTCACGTTGGGCGGTACGAGTCTCACACACGGGAAGCGCCATCCGACCTTAGGGCGCAATGTCGTGGTCGGCGTCAACGCTGCAGTGCTGGGCGCGATCGTTCTAGGTGACAACGTAAAAGTCGGCGGCGGATCGATCGTCGTCAAAGACGTGCCGGCGAATGCAACCGTCGTGGGCGTCCCGGCGCGCATCGTCGCACAAGATGGCAAGCCCGTGCGAGTTGTTTCGGACCGGCCGCGAGTGGAAATGCCGGACGTGACGATGGACGCGATTTCGCGACTGCAACGCACCGTCGAAACGCTCGAACGGCGGATCGACGAGCTCGAAGGAAACGAACGCTCGGATGAAGCTTGGAGCTGGGTAATCTGA
- a CDS encoding DegV family protein, with protein MAVAIVTDSTSDIDPATASAAGIAVVPLFVVFGDRSYRDYVDLSREEFYRMLQTQAVLPTTSQPTSAMFESVFAPVAEAGDDILCITISSQLSGTLNSAKAAAGSFPQSRIVAYDSQSVAGGLGMMVLYARELAGAGATIDEIVAALDRWRASQRLYALIADLSHLQRTGRIGRARAALGTLMKVVPVLALKEGSIVAEAQVRTFARARETALDLMMGAVSNPNEARFAIVHVGAPELAESVVAQLRERLNGVTPAKLDVWEAGPVIATHGGLGALGYCVAQP; from the coding sequence GTGGCGGTCGCGATCGTCACCGACTCAACCTCCGATATCGATCCCGCAACGGCGTCTGCCGCCGGGATCGCCGTCGTTCCGCTCTTCGTCGTCTTCGGCGATCGTAGCTACCGCGATTACGTCGACCTATCGCGCGAAGAATTTTATCGCATGTTGCAAACGCAAGCGGTGCTACCGACGACTTCTCAACCGACGTCTGCGATGTTCGAATCCGTCTTCGCGCCGGTAGCCGAAGCCGGCGACGACATCCTGTGCATCACGATCTCGTCGCAGCTTTCCGGAACGCTAAACTCCGCAAAAGCGGCGGCGGGTTCGTTTCCGCAATCGCGTATCGTTGCGTACGATTCGCAAAGCGTCGCGGGCGGTTTAGGAATGATGGTGCTGTACGCTCGAGAGTTGGCCGGCGCCGGCGCGACGATCGACGAGATCGTGGCCGCGTTGGATCGCTGGCGTGCGTCGCAGCGATTGTACGCCTTGATTGCGGACCTCTCGCACCTGCAGCGTACCGGGCGCATCGGACGCGCACGCGCAGCGTTGGGTACGCTCATGAAAGTCGTCCCGGTGCTTGCGCTTAAAGAAGGTTCGATCGTCGCCGAAGCGCAGGTGCGCACGTTCGCACGTGCTCGCGAGACCGCACTCGACCTCATGATGGGCGCCGTTTCAAATCCCAACGAAGCGCGCTTCGCGATCGTCCATGTCGGCGCGCCGGAACTGGCCGAATCGGTCGTGGCGCAGCTACGCGAACGGTTGAATGGCGTGACGCCGGCCAAACTCGACGTCTGGGAAGCCGGTCCGGTTATTGCGACGCATGGTGGCCTAGGCGCGCTGGGCTACTGCGTCGCGCAACCGTAA
- a CDS encoding TRAM domain-containing protein, translating into MTLPGTLLRAAFIVAFGVTGFLLGREVYEHILAPHFANEGLQLTLLIGSPVVGAVLGALLAPFAHSLFEGELESAERAMDRFSPAEIAGGAGGLIVGLIVAFLIKSIVFEIVSGMGKSGTYIAIVLYLIVTIFAAYLGTRIGAKIRIVPVPPVPVATASDVAPKLVDTSSIVDGRIVEIVEAGFLDGRLIVPRFVVRELQAISDSVDALKRARGRRGFDVLTRLQEIAAVEISERDYDDMGAGNVDARLVRLAQELNAKLITNDYNLNRMARVEGIGSLNVNELAEAVKPVVLPGEEMHVAVIREGKEPHQGVGYLEDGTMIVVEHGRRLIGEEVDVIVTSVLQTVAGRMIFARAKRDGGYESKRP; encoded by the coding sequence ATGACACTACCCGGGACGCTGCTGCGAGCGGCGTTCATCGTAGCCTTTGGAGTGACCGGCTTTTTGCTGGGTCGCGAGGTCTACGAGCATATACTGGCGCCGCACTTCGCCAACGAGGGCCTGCAACTGACGCTACTGATCGGTTCGCCAGTCGTCGGTGCGGTGCTCGGTGCTCTCCTGGCGCCGTTCGCTCACAGCCTGTTCGAGGGCGAGCTGGAATCGGCCGAGCGCGCCATGGACCGTTTTTCACCGGCCGAAATCGCCGGCGGTGCGGGGGGCTTGATCGTCGGCTTGATCGTCGCGTTTTTGATCAAGAGCATCGTCTTCGAAATCGTTTCGGGCATGGGAAAATCCGGCACCTACATCGCGATCGTACTGTATCTCATCGTAACGATTTTCGCGGCCTATTTGGGCACGCGGATCGGGGCGAAGATTCGCATCGTCCCGGTGCCTCCGGTGCCGGTGGCTACGGCATCGGACGTCGCGCCCAAGCTGGTGGACACGTCGTCGATCGTCGACGGACGGATCGTCGAGATCGTCGAGGCCGGTTTTTTAGATGGGCGATTGATCGTGCCGCGCTTCGTGGTGCGCGAGTTGCAAGCCATCTCAGATTCGGTCGACGCGCTCAAACGTGCGCGCGGCCGGCGCGGATTCGATGTGTTGACCCGGTTGCAAGAAATCGCAGCGGTCGAAATTTCGGAACGCGATTACGACGATATGGGCGCGGGCAACGTCGATGCGCGATTGGTGCGTCTGGCGCAAGAGCTCAACGCGAAACTGATTACCAACGATTACAATCTCAACCGGATGGCGCGCGTTGAAGGCATCGGTTCGCTCAACGTCAACGAGCTGGCCGAAGCGGTAAAGCCGGTCGTGCTTCCGGGTGAAGAAATGCACGTCGCAGTGATCCGCGAGGGGAAAGAGCCGCATCAAGGCGTCGGCTACCTCGAAGACGGCACGATGATCGTAGTCGAACACGGACGCCGATTGATCGGCGAAGAGGTCGACGTGATCGTGACGAGCGTATTGCAAACCGTCGCCGGACGAATGATCTTCGCGCGCGCCAAACGAGACGGGGGCTACGAATCGAAGCGTCCGTAG
- the hemW gene encoding radical SAM family heme chaperone HemW: MPGVYVHLPFCPYLCPYCDFAKWPWRATRARRYLDALYREIDRAPAERATTLFLGGGTPNAYAADDVVELLHRLTQRFGPFGEASIEVNPELVVEGDFEAYHSAGITRVSIGVQSFEAGEIATLGRKHDVNDVVQAVRQARDARIESVSLDLMFAVPGQSPESWRRSLRAGIATGVDHVSCYGLTVEAGTPFERWLEREPRAFFDDTAEAELYQIAIDELAVAGFEHYEISNFARPGHRCAHNQNYWANGGYLGLGVGAASYRGGVRRTATRSFDEYVEALERDGEVPADSECLTGFRRAGEAIMLALRTSDGVAFEDFRRRYGVDVERHYASILTRYAGDGLLERAAGGMRLTERGRFLANEVCGAFVTFD; encoded by the coding sequence ATGCCGGGCGTCTACGTACACCTACCGTTCTGTCCGTATCTTTGCCCGTATTGCGATTTTGCGAAGTGGCCGTGGCGGGCGACGCGCGCTCGCCGCTACCTCGACGCGCTGTATCGCGAGATCGACCGCGCGCCGGCCGAACGCGCGACGACGCTATTTCTGGGCGGCGGAACGCCGAACGCGTATGCAGCCGATGATGTCGTCGAACTCCTACACCGGCTGACGCAGCGCTTCGGTCCGTTCGGCGAAGCCTCGATCGAAGTCAATCCCGAACTCGTCGTCGAGGGAGATTTCGAGGCCTATCATTCGGCCGGTATCACGCGCGTGTCGATCGGAGTCCAGTCCTTCGAGGCGGGCGAGATCGCGACGCTCGGGCGCAAGCACGATGTTAACGATGTCGTGCAGGCAGTGCGGCAGGCGCGCGATGCCCGAATCGAAAGCGTTTCCCTGGACTTGATGTTCGCCGTGCCCGGTCAGTCGCCCGAAAGTTGGCGACGATCGTTGCGAGCGGGGATCGCAACCGGCGTCGACCACGTATCGTGTTACGGGCTGACGGTCGAAGCGGGAACGCCGTTCGAACGTTGGTTGGAACGCGAACCCAGAGCGTTTTTCGACGACACCGCGGAGGCGGAATTGTATCAAATCGCGATCGACGAGCTAGCGGTCGCCGGATTCGAGCACTACGAGATCAGCAACTTCGCCCGGCCCGGCCACCGCTGCGCCCACAATCAGAACTATTGGGCCAACGGCGGGTATCTAGGACTGGGAGTCGGGGCGGCGTCCTATCGCGGGGGCGTGCGCCGGACGGCGACGCGCTCGTTCGATGAATACGTCGAAGCGTTGGAACGAGACGGAGAAGTGCCGGCCGACAGCGAGTGCCTTACCGGTTTCCGCCGCGCCGGCGAGGCCATCATGTTGGCCCTGCGGACTTCCGATGGCGTGGCGTTCGAGGATTTCCGACGACGCTATGGGGTAGACGTAGAGCGACACTACGCCTCGATCCTGACCCGCTACGCGGGCGACGGCCTGCTCGAGCGGGCCGCCGGCGGCATGCGGTTAACGGAGCGGGGACGGTTTTTGGCAAACGAAGTCTGTGGAGCGTTCGTAACATTCGACTGA
- the ispD gene encoding 2-C-methyl-D-erythritol 4-phosphate cytidylyltransferase, whose protein sequence is MDRRRGRRDRDERIANRRRTNDLRARQTRRGLRIEASVARWAAVVVAAGSGTRFGTPKQFWDLAGLPMAGWSIETFAGMPEVGALVVATEPVWLDRMRELCNRIAADRDVRIVAGGATRQQSVYRALAAVPANCDGVFVHDGARPLIRAEDVRAGMQMVRPGRGALLAAPVVDTVKVVDENGRIVQTLDREQLRAAQTPQFAWSDDLRRAHQHALENELQATDDAMLLEAIGLDVFAVVASDENFKVTVPADASRAAAVLSERRRSCD, encoded by the coding sequence ATTGATCGGCGAAGAGGTCGACGTGATCGTGACGAGCGTATTGCAAACCGTCGCCGGACGAATGATCTTCGCGCGCGCCAAACGAGACGGGGGCTACGAATCGAAGCGTCCGTAGCGCGTTGGGCGGCGGTCGTCGTTGCTGCCGGAAGCGGAACGCGTTTTGGTACGCCCAAGCAATTTTGGGATCTCGCCGGCTTGCCGATGGCGGGCTGGTCGATCGAAACGTTTGCCGGCATGCCTGAGGTCGGAGCCCTCGTCGTCGCCACCGAACCCGTGTGGCTCGACCGAATGCGAGAACTCTGCAATCGGATCGCCGCAGACCGCGACGTGCGCATCGTTGCGGGGGGAGCCACTCGCCAGCAAAGCGTGTATCGCGCCCTGGCAGCCGTACCCGCGAACTGCGACGGCGTCTTCGTCCACGACGGAGCCCGCCCACTGATTCGTGCGGAAGACGTGCGCGCCGGCATGCAGATGGTGCGACCCGGCCGCGGAGCCCTGTTGGCGGCTCCGGTGGTCGACACGGTCAAGGTGGTCGACGAAAACGGCCGCATCGTGCAAACGCTGGATCGCGAACAATTGCGGGCGGCCCAAACGCCGCAGTTTGCGTGGAGCGACGATTTGCGACGCGCCCACCAACACGCGCTCGAAAACGAATTGCAGGCAACCGACGACGCGATGCTGCTCGAAGCGATCGGGCTCGACGTCTTCGCCGTTGTGGCGAGTGACGAAAACTTCAAGGTCACGGTGCCGGCCGACGCGTCGCGCGCCGCAGCCGTGCTGTCGGAGCGTCGCCGCTCGTGCGATTAA